In Mastigocladopsis repens PCC 10914, a single window of DNA contains:
- a CDS encoding response regulator codes for MKILLVEDDEFNALLLVKALKTYNYQIETANNGQTGLELAKMFDYDLLLLDVMLPKMDGISLCRQLRLEGYQIPILMLTANDTTSLRVTGIDAGADDYIIKPIDMSELVARMRALLRRGKVIIPTVLTWENLHLDTHTREVNYNGESLHLTPKEYGLLELFLRNPRQIFSRSALLDSVWLSSESPGEEAVTTQIKGLRQKLKAVGMTEDLIETVYGLGYRLREDKKETHKQESHKQNKQRRKTISHAQLSQKRKAEAEVMVLVKRIWEEFKESRLGEQLELFERVLAHLSTGNPNNQLLEQAQTEAHRLAGTLGCYGLHEGSKLAREIEVLLQTLISWKQCPAWQLERLENLITLLKKILQQQPSQIATPPTSKFPPARVLIIDDDTVLTERIKLEAAPCGLQVEVATDLTSAKSILALSPPDVILLDLSFSNSQENGFTFLGEIAEETKIPVIVFTASNRFRYRVEAARLGAYIFLHKATPIDEVLSVVRMAVYQYTATEARVMVVDDDPIVLNHVKSLLLPWGFQVTTLQHPQQFWKVLEATTPELLILDIEMPDFNGIELCQVVRTDSRWSHLPVLFLSVHSHANIVHQVYAVGADDYVSKPVVEQELITRVLNRLERTQMRQKLAVSDQE; via the coding sequence ATGAAAATTCTTTTGGTAGAAGATGATGAATTTAATGCTTTATTGCTTGTAAAAGCCCTCAAGACATACAACTACCAGATTGAGACTGCCAACAATGGTCAAACTGGACTGGAGTTGGCAAAGATGTTTGACTATGACCTGCTTTTGCTAGATGTGATGCTTCCTAAGATGGATGGCATCAGCCTTTGTCGCCAACTCCGGCTAGAGGGCTATCAAATACCCATTCTGATGCTGACTGCAAACGATACTACCAGCCTTCGCGTTACAGGTATAGACGCAGGTGCTGATGATTATATCATCAAGCCGATTGATATGTCAGAGTTAGTAGCTCGGATGCGAGCGTTACTGCGGCGGGGAAAAGTGATTATACCTACTGTACTCACTTGGGAAAACTTACATCTTGACACCCACACCAGAGAAGTCAACTATAACGGCGAGAGTTTGCACCTCACTCCCAAAGAGTATGGCTTATTAGAGCTTTTCTTACGAAATCCCCGCCAGATATTTAGTCGAAGTGCTTTGCTCGACAGCGTTTGGTTATCCTCTGAATCTCCCGGAGAGGAAGCTGTGACAACTCAAATTAAGGGTCTGCGGCAAAAGTTAAAAGCAGTGGGTATGACCGAAGATTTGATTGAGACAGTTTACGGATTGGGCTATCGACTACGAGAAGATAAAAAGGAGACTCACAAGCAAGAGTCACACAAGCAGAACAAACAGAGGCGCAAAACAATATCTCATGCCCAGCTTTCTCAAAAACGCAAAGCTGAAGCAGAAGTTATGGTTCTAGTCAAAAGAATTTGGGAAGAGTTTAAAGAGAGTCGTCTGGGAGAACAGTTGGAGTTATTTGAGCGAGTGCTGGCACACTTATCAACTGGAAACCCAAATAACCAGCTGCTTGAACAAGCACAGACAGAGGCTCATCGTTTAGCTGGTACTTTAGGGTGTTATGGCTTGCATGAAGGTTCAAAACTAGCACGGGAAATCGAAGTATTACTGCAAACCCTGATCAGTTGGAAGCAATGCCCAGCTTGGCAGTTGGAGAGGTTGGAGAATTTAATCACATTACTGAAAAAAATATTACAGCAGCAGCCATCTCAAATTGCTACCCCTCCAACCTCTAAATTCCCACCGGCACGAGTGCTGATCATTGATGACGACACTGTGCTAACTGAACGAATCAAACTAGAGGCAGCACCTTGCGGTTTACAGGTAGAGGTAGCTACAGACTTGACCTCGGCAAAAAGTATACTTGCCTTGTCCCCCCCCGATGTCATTTTACTAGACCTGAGTTTTTCCAATTCACAAGAAAATGGTTTCACATTTCTCGGGGAAATCGCAGAGGAAACAAAAATTCCAGTGATAGTCTTTACAGCATCTAATCGATTTCGTTATCGAGTGGAAGCTGCGCGTCTGGGAGCGTATATCTTTTTACACAAGGCTACGCCTATCGATGAGGTGCTTTCTGTCGTGAGGATGGCAGTGTATCAGTATACTGCTACTGAAGCTAGAGTCATGGTTGTAGATGATGACCCCATCGTGCTAAATCATGTGAAATCGTTGCTTTTACCGTGGGGATTTCAAGTCACGACACTGCAACACCCTCAACAATTTTGGAAGGTATTAGAAGCTACTACCCCGGAGCTACTGATTTTAGACATTGAAATGCCAGATTTTAATGGCATTGAACTATGCCAAGTCGTTCGCACTGACAGTCGTTGGAGTCATTTGCCCGTACTGTTTCTCTCTGTCCATTCCCATGCGAACATAGTACATCAAGTATATGCAGTGGGAGCCGATGATTACGTGAGTAAGCCAGTTGTAGAACAAGAACTGATTACCCGCGTTCTCAATCGGTTAGAGCGCACACAAATGAGACAAAAATTAGCTGTTAGTGATCAAGAGTAA
- a CDS encoding PAS domain S-box protein, with amino-acid sequence MCNVHEISKINQHLGIALEAAKMVIWDWDLLTNCIVWSSSDQELFGFAAGTFPETYESAVARIYPKDLEAVTLVLNQARIERHDYHQELRILGSNGSIHWVEAKGKFFYNNEGQAVRMLGTLVEMSDCAERTPYGDARKAREEQLRLLESVIVHTKDALLITEAEPLDPPGSRIVYVNPAFTQMTGYTLEEVLGKTPRILQGEKTERVALEKIRTAMQNWQPVQVDLINYTKDGKEFWVEISLVPVKDETGWYTHWVAVQRDITERKQTEAALKQSEERFRQLAENIQDVFWISDPINGQILYISPAYETIWGRKCESLYANSMDWMNSIHPDDRERVQANLYERAHQGQQFEHEYRIVRPDGNVRWIRDRGFPLKDEIGQVQRITGIAQDITERKHTEVALQQLNEELENRVKQRTLELEASQVILQQQVERERLMKRLTQQIRQSLDLKTILNTVVTEVQKLLAADRVVVYQVQLDGTGITVAEAMMGEWTSILDQVFPEETFPQQSHQQYLKGRIYTLTDRDQGKIVPCLAEFLAEIQVRAKLVVPIIQQDSLWGLLIVHQCSQPREWQSWEVSLLKQLTSQMAIAIQQSELYQQLKEELWEHQRTEVALRRSETLFRSLSEFAPVGIFLCDSQGRNIYTNPRCQAIYGCTFEESLGYGWLKLVHPEDLQVVPQWFTLLGAHQEVKGELRFIQNDGTIRYCRVKSVPIFSESGEQVTHVGIAEDITESLAIEKMKNEFISVVSHELRTPLAAIHGSLGLLAAGVLKDQPDTAQQMLEIAASDTERLVRLVNDILDLERLKANKVTLVKQWCDAAQLMRQTVKTVQSLAAESNIKLFILPTSVQVWADPDRIIQTLVNLVSNAIKFSPPQTTVTLSAAALSDHVLFKVQDQGRGIPYDKLETIFGKFQQVDASDSRQKGGTGLGLPICRSIVEQHGGKIWAESVLGKGSVFYFTLPQQIDSEGYG; translated from the coding sequence ATGTGTAATGTTCATGAAATATCCAAGATTAATCAGCACCTAGGCATAGCTTTGGAAGCAGCCAAAATGGTGATTTGGGATTGGGATTTGCTAACTAATTGTATTGTTTGGTCAAGCAGTGATCAAGAGTTATTTGGGTTTGCAGCCGGAACTTTTCCGGAAACTTATGAATCGGCTGTGGCTCGTATTTACCCAAAAGACCTAGAAGCTGTGACTTTAGTTTTGAATCAAGCACGCATTGAGCGGCATGATTATCATCAAGAATTACGGATTCTTGGCTCTAATGGCAGTATCCACTGGGTTGAGGCAAAGGGAAAGTTTTTCTATAACAATGAAGGTCAAGCAGTGCGGATGCTGGGTACATTGGTAGAGATGAGCGATTGCGCGGAGCGCACGCCTTACGGCGATGCTCGCAAAGCCAGAGAAGAACAACTACGTCTGTTGGAATCTGTAATCGTTCATACCAAGGATGCATTACTGATTACTGAAGCAGAACCCCTTGACCCTCCTGGTTCCCGGATTGTTTACGTCAACCCTGCTTTTACTCAAATGACAGGTTATACCTTGGAGGAAGTCTTAGGCAAGACACCGCGTATTCTCCAAGGTGAAAAAACTGAGCGGGTAGCTTTAGAGAAAATTCGCACAGCAATGCAAAACTGGCAACCCGTGCAGGTTGACTTGATTAACTATACCAAAGACGGTAAAGAATTTTGGGTAGAAATTAGTCTTGTCCCGGTGAAAGATGAAACAGGTTGGTATACTCATTGGGTAGCAGTACAGCGGGATATCACCGAGCGCAAGCAGACAGAAGCTGCTTTGAAACAGAGTGAGGAGCGGTTTCGCCAGCTAGCAGAGAATATCCAAGATGTCTTTTGGATATCCGACCCAATAAACGGCCAAATACTCTACATTAGCCCAGCATACGAAACAATTTGGGGGCGCAAGTGTGAAAGCTTGTATGCTAATTCGATGGACTGGATGAATAGCATACATCCTGATGACCGTGAAAGAGTGCAAGCGAATCTTTATGAAAGAGCACACCAAGGACAACAGTTTGAGCATGAGTATCGCATCGTGCGTCCAGACGGCAACGTGCGCTGGATTCGAGATCGGGGATTTCCCCTTAAGGATGAGATCGGACAAGTCCAACGTATCACAGGGATTGCACAAGACATCACAGAGCGCAAGCACACAGAAGTTGCCCTTCAGCAACTCAATGAGGAGTTAGAAAACCGAGTTAAACAGCGAACTCTTGAACTAGAAGCCTCTCAAGTCATCCTGCAACAACAGGTAGAACGAGAGAGGTTGATGAAGAGGCTCACTCAACAAATACGCCAGTCCCTTGATCTGAAAACAATCCTTAATACTGTCGTGACCGAAGTCCAAAAATTGCTAGCAGCTGACCGAGTTGTGGTCTACCAAGTCCAGTTAGATGGTACTGGAATCACTGTTGCCGAAGCTATGATGGGCGAATGGACTAGCATTTTAGACCAGGTATTCCCCGAAGAGACTTTCCCCCAACAATCCCACCAACAGTATCTCAAAGGACGAATTTATACCCTAACCGACCGTGACCAAGGGAAAATAGTACCCTGTTTGGCGGAATTTTTAGCAGAGATTCAAGTTAGGGCAAAGCTGGTGGTTCCCATTATCCAACAAGACAGCCTTTGGGGATTGCTCATTGTCCACCAGTGCAGTCAACCAAGAGAATGGCAGAGTTGGGAAGTAAGTTTGCTTAAGCAGTTAACTAGCCAAATGGCAATTGCTATTCAACAATCAGAACTCTACCAGCAACTGAAGGAAGAACTGTGGGAACACCAGAGAACAGAAGTCGCATTACGGCGCAGCGAAACTCTGTTTCGTTCTCTCAGCGAATTTGCACCTGTGGGGATTTTCTTATGTGATTCTCAAGGGAGAAATATCTATACTAATCCTCGCTGTCAAGCAATTTATGGCTGTACCTTTGAGGAATCTTTGGGGTATGGCTGGCTGAAATTGGTTCACCCAGAGGATTTACAAGTTGTTCCCCAGTGGTTCACACTTCTTGGAGCGCATCAAGAAGTCAAAGGTGAACTTCGTTTCATCCAAAATGACGGAACTATCCGCTACTGTCGAGTGAAGTCAGTTCCCATCTTTTCTGAATCAGGTGAACAAGTCACTCATGTTGGCATAGCAGAAGATATCACCGAAAGTCTGGCAATCGAGAAAATGAAGAACGAGTTTATTTCAGTTGTCAGCCACGAACTCAGAACTCCCCTGGCTGCCATTCACGGTTCTCTAGGATTACTCGCCGCTGGAGTCCTCAAAGACCAACCAGATACTGCTCAACAAATGCTAGAAATCGCCGCCAGTGATACAGAACGTTTGGTTCGTTTGGTCAATGATATTCTCGACTTAGAGCGCCTGAAAGCTAACAAAGTCACTTTGGTCAAACAGTGGTGCGATGCTGCTCAACTCATGCGTCAAACTGTGAAAACAGTGCAATCCCTAGCAGCAGAAAGCAATATTAAGCTGTTCATTTTGCCTACGTCTGTGCAAGTATGGGCAGATCCAGACCGAATTATTCAAACTCTTGTCAATTTGGTGAGCAACGCCATTAAATTTTCGCCTCCTCAAACTACGGTAACTTTAAGTGCCGCAGCCTTGTCAGATCACGTTTTATTTAAAGTTCAAGACCAAGGACGAGGCATTCCTTATGATAAGCTAGAAACGATTTTTGGAAAGTTCCAACAGGTTGATGCTAGTGACTCGCGCCAAAAAGGAGGAACAGGTTTGGGTTTGCCTATCTGTCGCAGTATTGTAGAACAGCATGGCGGCAAAATTTGGGCTGAAAGTGTGTTAGGAAAAGGGAGTGTTTTCTATTTCACTCTACCTCAACAGATCGACAGCGAAGGGTACGGGTAA